In bacterium, one DNA window encodes the following:
- a CDS encoding UDP-glucose/GDP-mannose dehydrogenase family protein, translating to MKICMIGTGYVGLVTGTCFADLGNNVICVDNNEEKINILKSGGVPIYEPGLNEMVERNVEKNRLSFTTSIAQGVEASDIIFIAVSTPPLPDGEADLSFVENVSKEIAQTMKSYKLIVEKSTVPVQTGEWVKRTVKLNNKHQVEFDVASNPEFLREGSAVYDIMQPDRIVIGVESEWAEKLLKELYAPFNAPIIVTDIKSAELIKHASNSFLALKISFINAVANICELSGADVLKVAEGMGYDERIGRSFLNAGPGFGGSCFPKDLSAFIRIAHKLGYDFQLLKEVENINREQRKLIVTKIKNAVWILKDKKIGILGLAFKPNTDDMRSAPSIEVIEMLQGQGVFIKAFDPVAMEKAKPLLKNVTFCKDPYEVAEESDCLVIMTEWNEFKELDLIKIKEKMSNPVIIDGRNIYDPAKMKELGFVYHGIGR from the coding sequence TTAAAAAGTGGTGGAGTGCCTATTTATGAACCAGGGTTAAATGAAATGGTAGAAAGAAATGTTGAGAAAAATAGACTTTCATTCACCACTTCAATCGCACAAGGGGTTGAGGCATCAGATATTATCTTCATTGCGGTAAGCACACCACCTTTACCTGATGGAGAGGCAGACCTATCTTTTGTTGAAAATGTATCTAAAGAAATTGCTCAAACAATGAAAAGTTATAAATTAATCGTGGAAAAAAGCACTGTTCCGGTGCAAACAGGCGAATGGGTTAAACGCACGGTCAAATTAAATAATAAGCATCAGGTTGAATTTGATGTTGCCTCAAATCCTGAGTTTTTACGAGAAGGCTCGGCGGTATATGACATTATGCAGCCAGACCGAATAGTTATTGGCGTAGAATCTGAATGGGCAGAAAAACTCTTAAAGGAACTTTATGCCCCATTTAATGCCCCAATTATTGTTACAGATATCAAAAGTGCTGAATTAATTAAACACGCCTCTAACTCCTTCTTAGCCCTCAAAATCTCATTTATTAATGCCGTGGCAAATATATGCGAACTCTCCGGAGCAGATGTTCTAAAGGTTGCCGAAGGAATGGGTTATGATGAACGGATAGGAAGAAGTTTCTTAAATGCTGGTCCTGGCTTTGGTGGCTCATGTTTTCCAAAAGACCTCTCTGCTTTTATCCGCATCGCTCACAAACTTGGCTATGATTTTCAACTCCTGAAAGAGGTTGAGAATATAAACAGAGAACAACGAAAACTTATTGTGACAAAGATAAAAAACGCTGTCTGGATATTAAAGGATAAAAAGATAGGTATTTTAGGACTGGCTTTTAAACCTAATACAGATGATATGCGCTCTGCCCCTTCGATTGAGGTAATTGAAATGTTACAAGGTCAAGGGGTATTTATCAAGGCATTTGACCCGGTGGCTATGGAGAAGGCAAAACCATTGTTAAAAAATGTTACTTTCTGCAAAGACCCTTACGAAGTCGCTGAAGAAAGCGATTGTCTGGTAATTATGACCGAATGGAATGAATTTAAAGAATTAGACTTAATTAAAATTAAGGAGAAAATGTCTAACCCGGTCATTATTGATGGAAGAAACATCTACGACCCGGCGAAAATGAAAGAATTAGGATTTGTGTATCATGGTATTGGGAGATAA